A region from the Corynebacterium halotolerans YIM 70093 = DSM 44683 genome encodes:
- a CDS encoding PPK2 family polyphosphate kinase, with protein sequence MSDFTVKDALALRVGEGFRLRDVDPASTPGFTGGEKKLDRAFDGPDDELKDLQRMLHANALREDHTGAVLLILQGMDTSGKGGVIRKVFKVFSPQGVDTVAFGRPTEQEQAHDFLWRIRQHEPEPGRIVVFDRSHYEDVLVHRVQQLSPADEIERRYGAIVDFENGLAERHVRIVKVMLHISKEFQRENLAERLERRDKHWKYDPDDITQRLLWDEYMEAFEIAMTRTSTDAAPWYCVPGDNKDYARMVVKHLLLDALRSFDMDWPEPHFDVEEERRRLAES encoded by the coding sequence ATGAGCGATTTCACGGTCAAGGACGCACTCGCACTCAGGGTCGGGGAGGGTTTCCGCCTCCGCGACGTCGACCCGGCCTCGACCCCCGGATTCACGGGTGGGGAGAAGAAACTGGACAGGGCGTTCGACGGGCCCGACGACGAGCTCAAGGATCTGCAGAGAATGCTGCACGCCAACGCCCTGCGGGAGGACCACACCGGGGCGGTGCTGCTGATCCTGCAGGGGATGGACACCTCGGGCAAGGGCGGGGTCATCCGCAAGGTCTTCAAGGTGTTCAGCCCGCAGGGCGTCGACACCGTCGCCTTCGGCCGCCCCACCGAGCAGGAGCAGGCGCACGACTTCCTCTGGCGGATCCGCCAACACGAGCCGGAGCCGGGGCGCATCGTGGTCTTCGACCGTTCCCACTACGAGGACGTGCTCGTCCACCGCGTGCAGCAGCTCAGCCCCGCGGACGAGATCGAGCGTCGGTACGGCGCGATCGTCGACTTCGAGAACGGGCTGGCCGAACGCCACGTCCGCATCGTCAAGGTGATGCTGCACATCTCGAAGGAATTCCAGCGGGAGAACCTGGCGGAACGCCTCGAACGGCGCGACAAGCACTGGAAGTACGACCCCGACGACATCACCCAGCGCCTGCTGTGGGACGAGTACATGGAGGCCTTCGAGATCGCGATGACGCGCACCTCCACGGACGCCGCCCCCTGGTACTGCGTCCCCGGCGACAACAAGGACTACGCCCGCATGGTGGTCAAACACCTGCTGCTGGACGCACTGCGCAGCTTTGACATGGACTGGCCCGAGCCCCACTTCGATGTCGAGGAGGAGCGCCGGCGCCTCGCCGAGAGCTGA
- a CDS encoding YbjN domain-containing protein, whose product MTTPDQERVPDTPVAPVTPQRVADILEAEGLQYRLESTPVPSAEEPATVVRTGFSNAAIAFSVDGDHLVCDSLWRGQVPTTDAPRLLGIANEWNQTQFTPTLRFFESSDGGLAVSAHRQINTAEGLSRNQIGAFVMSTLDTIVGAFQWVENQLPELVTWEENHEH is encoded by the coding sequence GTGACCACGCCAGATCAAGAACGCGTACCCGACACCCCGGTCGCCCCGGTGACCCCGCAACGGGTCGCCGACATCCTCGAGGCCGAGGGCCTGCAGTACCGGCTCGAATCCACCCCCGTGCCCTCCGCCGAGGAACCCGCCACCGTCGTGCGCACCGGCTTCAGCAACGCCGCCATCGCCTTCAGCGTGGACGGTGACCACCTCGTCTGCGACTCCCTGTGGCGCGGCCAGGTGCCCACCACCGACGCCCCCCGACTGCTCGGCATCGCCAATGAGTGGAACCAGACCCAGTTCACCCCCACCCTGCGGTTCTTCGAGTCATCCGACGGCGGGCTGGCCGTGAGCGCCCACCGTCAGATCAACACCGCCGAGGGGCTGAGCCGCAACCAGATCGGCGCCTTCGTCATGTCCACCCTCGACACGATCGTCGGCGCATTCCAGTGGGTGGAAAACCAGCTCCCGGAGCTGGTCACCTGGGAGGAGAACCATGAGCACTGA
- a CDS encoding aminopeptidase P family protein: MAYADTRFLTRRRALSARLAGQRIDAMLVTNLIHVRYLSGFSGSNAALVLAKDLTAEIATDGRYRTQIAEEVPDIEAVIARPCAEALLGRIEGPRRIGFEADYVSVAQLEQLREACREDVTLVPVTGVIEDIRLRKDPVERERLTEVAALACRAFEELLDAGELAVGRTERDVAADLEYRMRLLGAERTSFDTIVASGPNSAKPHHSAGDRVIKGGDPVTIDFGAHARGFNSDMTRTVVMGEAGDFVREIYDVVLRAQLAGIAAATPGTPLVEVDRAARAIIEEAGYGEYFVHSTGHGIGLEVHEGPSASRVGAGDLAEDMTLTIEPGIYIPERGGVRIEDTLLITAGAPQIITPVGKELRVV; encoded by the coding sequence ATGGCTTATGCGGACACTCGTTTCCTGACGCGCCGGCGCGCCCTGTCGGCCCGTCTGGCCGGGCAGCGCATTGACGCGATGCTGGTCACGAACCTGATCCACGTCCGCTACCTGTCAGGGTTCTCCGGCTCCAACGCAGCGCTCGTCCTGGCCAAGGATCTCACCGCCGAGATCGCCACCGACGGCCGCTACCGCACGCAGATCGCCGAGGAGGTGCCGGACATCGAGGCCGTCATCGCCCGGCCCTGCGCGGAGGCGCTGCTCGGGCGCATCGAAGGTCCCCGCCGCATCGGCTTCGAGGCCGACTATGTCAGCGTCGCCCAGCTGGAGCAGCTGCGGGAGGCCTGCCGGGAGGACGTCACGCTGGTGCCGGTCACCGGTGTGATCGAGGACATCCGCCTGCGCAAGGATCCGGTCGAGCGTGAACGTCTGACCGAGGTGGCCGCGCTGGCCTGCCGCGCCTTCGAGGAGCTGCTCGACGCCGGTGAGCTGGCCGTCGGACGCACGGAGCGCGACGTCGCCGCCGACCTCGAGTACCGCATGCGTCTGCTCGGCGCGGAGCGGACCAGCTTCGACACGATCGTCGCCTCCGGCCCGAACTCCGCCAAGCCCCACCACTCGGCCGGTGACCGCGTCATCAAGGGCGGTGATCCCGTCACCATCGACTTCGGGGCGCATGCCCGTGGTTTCAACTCCGACATGACCCGCACGGTGGTCATGGGGGAGGCCGGCGACTTCGTGCGCGAGATCTACGACGTCGTGCTGCGCGCCCAGCTCGCGGGCATCGCGGCGGCCACCCCGGGTACCCCGCTCGTCGAGGTCGACCGCGCGGCCCGGGCGATCATCGAGGAGGCCGGCTACGGTGAGTACTTCGTGCACTCCACCGGCCACGGCATCGGTCTGGAGGTGCACGAGGGCCCGTCCGCGTCGCGCGTGGGCGCCGGCGATCTCGCCGAGGACATGACCCTGACCATTGAGCCCGGCATCTACATCCCGGAGCGTGGGGGCGTGCGCATCGAGGACACCCTGCTGATCACCGCGGGTGCGCCGCAGATCATCACCCCTGTCGGCAAGGAGCTACGGGTGGTGTAG
- the efp gene encoding elongation factor P, protein MATTADFKNGLVLKVDGKLQQIVEFQHVKPGKGPAFVRTKLKDVVSGKTIDKTWNAGVKVETATVDRRDMTYLYNDGSAYVVMDDKNYEQVELSPEKFGDAAAFLLENMQVQVSFHEGEALFAELPVSVDLKIEHTDPGLQGDRSTGGSKPATLETGAEIQVPLFIETGNVVKVDTRSGSYLSRVSN, encoded by the coding sequence GTGGCAACCACCGCCGATTTCAAGAACGGCCTTGTGCTCAAGGTCGACGGCAAGCTGCAGCAGATCGTCGAGTTCCAGCACGTGAAGCCGGGCAAGGGCCCCGCCTTCGTGCGCACCAAGCTCAAGGACGTCGTCTCCGGCAAGACCATCGACAAGACCTGGAACGCCGGCGTGAAGGTCGAGACCGCCACCGTCGACCGCCGTGACATGACCTACCTGTACAACGACGGCTCCGCCTACGTGGTCATGGACGACAAGAACTACGAGCAGGTCGAGCTCTCCCCGGAGAAGTTCGGCGACGCCGCCGCTTTCCTCCTGGAGAACATGCAGGTCCAGGTCTCCTTCCACGAGGGCGAGGCGCTCTTCGCCGAACTCCCGGTCTCCGTGGATCTGAAGATCGAGCACACCGATCCGGGCCTGCAGGGCGACCGCTCCACCGGCGGTTCCAAGCCCGCCACCCTCGAGACCGGCGCTGAGATCCAGGTCCCGCTGTTCATCGAGACCGGCAACGTCGTCAAGGTCGACACCCGTTCCGGCTCGTACCTCTCCCGAGTCTCCAACTAG
- the nusB gene encoding transcription antitermination factor NusB: MDILFEAEARDVDPVAIVEDRVELARQPDAAVAPIADYTRTIISGAAEELDGIDETIERYLSVDWELHRLPAVDRAILRVAVWELLHNPDVPKATAVVEGVELASEYSNNVAPPYIHAVLDDVAQSSAEGNPLQTATPETVADSEAEPADVAELPEAPQAPETPQTADASPEPTDADPADVPELPEGENRV, from the coding sequence GTGGACATCCTCTTCGAGGCCGAGGCCCGCGACGTCGACCCGGTTGCGATCGTCGAGGACCGCGTCGAGCTGGCCCGCCAGCCCGACGCCGCCGTCGCCCCCATCGCCGACTACACCCGGACGATCATCTCCGGGGCGGCCGAGGAACTCGACGGCATCGACGAGACCATCGAGCGCTACCTCTCCGTGGACTGGGAGCTGCACCGGCTGCCGGCCGTCGACCGCGCGATCCTGCGTGTCGCCGTGTGGGAACTGCTGCACAACCCGGACGTCCCGAAGGCGACCGCCGTCGTCGAGGGCGTTGAGCTGGCCAGCGAGTACTCCAACAACGTCGCGCCGCCCTACATCCACGCCGTGCTCGACGACGTCGCGCAGTCCTCCGCGGAGGGCAACCCGCTGCAGACGGCCACGCCGGAGACTGTCGCCGATTCGGAAGCGGAGCCCGCCGATGTCGCGGAGCTGCCGGAGGCCCCCCAGGCCCCCGAGACCCCGCAGACCGCCGACGCGTCGCCGGAGCCCACCGACGCGGATCCCGCGGATGTTCCGGAGCTGCCGGAAGGCGAGAACCGGGTCTAG
- the pyrR gene encoding bifunctional pyr operon transcriptional regulator/uracil phosphoribosyltransferase PyrR, with product MSEQDVSPATVELLGSDDVARTVARIAHQIIEKTALDSPGAPRIILLGIPSGGVPLAERLAGKIKEFSGVAVPVGAVDITLYRDDLRRGPHRALKPTTIPDGGIDGSIVVLVDDVLFSGRTVRAALDALRDIGRPEQIQLAVLADRGHRQLPIRADYVGKNLPTSRSEDVRVLLEAIDGRDAVVLTRGVGAESGEDAR from the coding sequence ATGAGCGAACAGGACGTTTCACCTGCCACCGTCGAGCTACTCGGCTCCGACGACGTGGCGCGCACTGTCGCACGCATCGCGCACCAGATCATCGAGAAGACGGCACTGGACTCACCCGGTGCCCCGCGCATCATCCTGCTGGGCATCCCTTCGGGGGGAGTGCCCCTGGCCGAACGACTGGCCGGCAAGATCAAGGAATTCTCCGGCGTGGCCGTGCCCGTCGGAGCGGTGGACATCACGCTCTACCGCGACGATCTGCGCCGCGGCCCGCACCGCGCGCTCAAGCCCACCACCATCCCGGACGGCGGCATCGACGGCTCGATCGTCGTGCTCGTCGATGACGTGCTGTTCTCCGGACGCACGGTCCGCGCCGCGCTCGACGCCCTGCGCGACATCGGCCGCCCGGAGCAGATCCAGCTCGCCGTCCTGGCCGACCGCGGCCACCGTCAGCTGCCCATCCGCGCCGACTATGTCGGCAAGAATCTGCCGACGTCGCGCTCCGAGGACGTGCGCGTGCTGCTCGAGGCCATCGACGGCCGCGACGCGGTCGTGCTCACCCGTGGTGTCGGCGCGGAATCCGGGGAGGACGCCCGATGA
- a CDS encoding YbjN domain-containing protein, producing the protein MSTDQNTTADVPAEVTLDRIITVMDGFDIELTRHENHDVATANLNGTPVTFALLGSVFIVRADSVTDQKLSDGDPTLYLAANQVNCVSFGARAAVVDRAEQLVVRTERDVLVAAGMTDPQLTASLRSAVDGVLAAQDGMLAAAQKLQAVRAAHEDEAAQN; encoded by the coding sequence ATGAGCACTGATCAGAACACCACCGCCGACGTCCCCGCCGAGGTCACCCTCGACCGGATCATCACGGTCATGGACGGTTTCGACATCGAGCTGACGCGCCACGAGAACCATGACGTGGCCACCGCGAACCTCAACGGCACCCCCGTGACCTTCGCGCTGCTCGGCTCCGTCTTCATCGTCCGCGCCGACTCCGTCACCGATCAGAAGCTCTCCGACGGGGATCCGACGCTGTACCTGGCGGCCAATCAGGTCAACTGCGTGAGCTTCGGCGCCCGCGCCGCCGTGGTGGACCGGGCCGAGCAGCTCGTCGTCCGCACCGAGCGCGACGTCCTGGTCGCCGCGGGCATGACCGACCCGCAGCTGACGGCCTCCCTGCGTTCCGCCGTGGACGGGGTGCTCGCTGCGCAGGACGGCATGCTCGCCGCCGCCCAGAAGCTGCAGGCGGTGCGCGCCGCCCACGAGGACGAGGCTGCCCAGAACTAG
- a CDS encoding TIGR01777 family oxidoreductase, whose amino-acid sequence MSLTASHVVPAPREQVWEWHTRPGAAARLSPPFVPMTPIRQAERLSDGTTVFALPAGLKWVARHDLSNYLRGRRFTDVCVNAPVKAFANWRHQHEFVDHPDGTLITDTVSTRLPFSTIKPMFAYRQHQLIADFRFLDRISHLQPEHPLTVAVTGSRGLVGRALTAQLRTAGHEVIQLVRNEPKAGQRRWDPSSPAADLLDGVDVLVHLAGEPIFGRFNDSHKQAIRNSRVEPTTQLARLVAESPSVTTMISGSAVGYYGAEPGEDILTEDSGPGEGFLAEVVRDWETATAAATGAGKRVVTLRTGVVLSGRGGMLPVLKALFSTGLGGSFGDGNFWFSWIGLDDLTDIIVRSALDPAIVGPINGVSPEPVLNRDMVAELAGQLHRPAVIPIPTLGPTLLLGREGAHQLALADQRAVPAAMEAAGHVFRYPTLGAALAHELGGEELWAEPKGEPVGELTD is encoded by the coding sequence ATGAGCCTTACCGCCAGCCACGTTGTCCCGGCACCCCGCGAACAGGTCTGGGAGTGGCACACCCGTCCGGGGGCGGCAGCGCGCCTGTCACCCCCCTTCGTGCCCATGACCCCCATCCGGCAGGCCGAGCGGCTCTCCGACGGCACGACGGTCTTCGCGCTGCCCGCCGGATTGAAGTGGGTCGCCCGCCACGACCTGTCCAACTACCTGCGCGGCCGCCGCTTCACCGACGTGTGTGTCAACGCCCCGGTCAAGGCCTTCGCGAACTGGCGCCACCAGCACGAATTCGTCGACCATCCGGACGGCACCCTGATCACCGACACGGTGTCCACCCGCCTGCCGTTCTCCACGATCAAGCCGATGTTCGCCTACCGGCAGCACCAGCTCATCGCCGACTTCCGCTTCCTCGACCGGATCAGCCACCTGCAGCCCGAGCACCCGTTGACCGTCGCGGTCACCGGCTCCCGCGGACTCGTGGGCCGGGCGCTGACCGCGCAGCTGCGCACCGCCGGACACGAGGTCATCCAGCTGGTGCGCAACGAACCGAAGGCCGGGCAGCGTCGGTGGGACCCCTCCTCCCCCGCCGCGGACCTGCTCGACGGCGTCGACGTGCTCGTCCACCTGGCCGGCGAGCCCATCTTCGGCCGCTTCAACGACTCCCACAAGCAGGCGATCCGCAACTCCCGCGTCGAACCGACCACGCAGCTCGCCCGCCTGGTGGCCGAATCACCCTCCGTGACGACGATGATCTCCGGCTCAGCGGTCGGCTACTACGGCGCCGAACCCGGGGAGGACATCCTCACCGAGGACTCCGGGCCGGGTGAGGGATTCCTGGCCGAAGTCGTGCGCGACTGGGAGACGGCCACCGCCGCGGCCACCGGGGCCGGCAAGCGGGTCGTCACGCTCCGCACCGGGGTGGTGCTCTCCGGCCGCGGCGGCATGCTGCCGGTGCTCAAGGCACTGTTCTCCACCGGGCTCGGCGGCAGCTTCGGTGACGGCAATTTCTGGTTCTCCTGGATCGGCCTCGACGACCTCACCGACATCATCGTCCGCTCCGCCCTCGACCCGGCGATCGTTGGCCCCATCAACGGGGTGTCCCCCGAACCGGTGCTCAACCGCGACATGGTGGCGGAGCTCGCCGGGCAGCTGCACCGGCCGGCCGTCATCCCGATCCCGACGCTCGGCCCGACGCTCCTGCTGGGCCGGGAGGGCGCCCACCAGCTGGCGCTGGCCGACCAGCGGGCCGTCCCGGCTGCCATGGAAGCGGCGGGCCACGTGTTCCGGTACCCGACGCTCGGTGCGGCGCTCGCCCATGAACTCGGCGGCGAGGAGCTGTGGGCGGAGCCCAAAGGCGAACCGGTCGGCGAGCTGACCGACTGA